Proteins encoded in a region of the Nitrospinota bacterium genome:
- a CDS encoding aldo/keto reductase, giving the protein MELRKLGKSELEVPIIIFGAWAIGGWLWGGTDDEKAVSAIHKALDLGMTCIDTAPVYGFGHSEEIVGRAIKGRRDDVIIATKCGLRWDLEEGELFFETIDSRGKALKIYRNLKAHSIKEECELSLKRLSVDVIDLYQCHWPDSTTSPDETMETLLRLKEEGKIRAIGVSNFTTEMIKTCLKYGDVASDQPKYSLLFRDIEKDILPYCRKHDIGLIVYGPLGQGLLTGKVTMERKFNQGDLRIDQPWFQPKNRRRILDTLEKIKPIAKEHNATLAQLSINWVISEPGVTSAIVGARNPEQVIENAGASDFRLSKEERSIIKGCFEALGEPEEE; this is encoded by the coding sequence GTGGAATTGAGAAAACTTGGAAAGAGTGAACTTGAGGTTCCAATTATTATCTTTGGTGCATGGGCTATTGGTGGTTGGCTCTGGGGAGGGACAGATGATGAGAAGGCTGTTTCTGCGATCCATAAGGCTCTGGATTTGGGAATGACATGCATTGATACAGCCCCCGTTTATGGTTTTGGTCATAGTGAGGAAATCGTGGGAAGAGCCATAAAGGGACGGAGGGATGATGTCATCATCGCGACAAAATGCGGTCTCCGCTGGGATTTAGAGGAAGGGGAACTCTTCTTTGAAACCATAGATAGTCGAGGAAAAGCCCTGAAGATCTATCGCAACCTGAAGGCCCATTCAATAAAAGAGGAATGTGAATTAAGCTTGAAACGCCTCAGTGTAGATGTCATTGACCTCTATCAATGCCACTGGCCTGATAGTACAACTTCTCCTGATGAGACCATGGAGACCCTCCTTCGTCTGAAAGAAGAGGGAAAGATCAGGGCTATCGGTGTAAGTAATTTTACAACGGAGATGATCAAGACCTGTCTTAAGTATGGCGATGTGGCCAGTGATCAGCCAAAGTACAGTCTCCTCTTTCGAGATATTGAAAAAGATATCCTTCCCTATTGTAGGAAACATGATATCGGTTTGATTGTCTATGGACCTCTGGGACAGGGGCTTCTTACAGGAAAGGTAACAATGGAGCGTAAGTTTAACCAGGGAGATTTACGGATAGATCAGCCATGGTTTCAACCCAAAAACCGAAGACGCATCCTTGATACATTGGAAAAGATCAAACCGATTGCAAAGGAGCATAACGCCACTTTAGCCCAGCTTTCCATTAACTGGGTTATTTCTGAACCAGGGGTTACGAGTGCTATTGTAGGTGCACGGAATCCCGAGCAGGTTATTGAAAATGCCGGCGCCTCAGATTTTAGACTGAGCAAAGAAGAAAGAAGCATCATAAAAGGATGCTTTGAGGCACTGGGAGAGCCCGAAGAGGAATAA